In a single window of the Zonotrichia leucophrys gambelii isolate GWCS_2022_RI chromosome 2, RI_Zleu_2.0, whole genome shotgun sequence genome:
- the LOC135443141 gene encoding probable G-protein coupled receptor 141 isoform X1, protein MQEQPRKNMFQEDFRNMTEGTRNSSDSSSAFVHTSTMSAILVTVYSVALAGGGIGSITMSFVLLKMNTLSVTTTAIINLVVVHSLLLFTVPFRLHYYVKKKWVFDMPFCKMVSAMVHIHMYLTFIFYVITLVIRWLVFFQWKDKVEFYRKLHAIGASAAVWLFVMVFGVPLFYFEYGSSGTYENTTCFQFQKELKHKSVKALNYTLIVAVALISCVLLSLQIFILVKVARKFSTSLCSHQEFWAQVKNLIFIWIIIIWFLPYHLFRAYYIEYVSDFNQLESYNEVFLSLTALSCLDLLSFVLSGSSFFKQNVGMLHRKLFCC, encoded by the exons ATGCAAGAGCAACCACGAAAG AATATGTTCCAGGAAGATTTCAGGAACATGACTGAAGGGACCAGAAACAGCAGCGACTCCTCCTCTGCCTTCGTTCACACCAGCACCATGAGTGCCATCCTGGTCACTGTCTACTCAGTTGCCTTGGCTGGAGGTGGAATTGGGTCCATCACAATGTCCTTTGTGCTGCTCAAGATGAACACTCTGTCTGTGACCACGACTGCCATCATTAACCTGGTGGTTGtgcacagcctcctcctcttcacAGTGCCCTTCCGCCTGCACTACTATGTCAAAAAGAAGTGGGTATTTGACATGCCATTTTGCAAGATGGTGAGTGCCATGGTGCACATCCACATGTACCTGACCTTCATATTCTATGTGATCACACTGGTGATCCGGTGGCTCGTCTTCTTTCAGTGGAAGGACAAGGTGGAGTTTTACAGGAAGCTGCACGCCATTGGGGCGAGCGCTGCCGTGTGGCTCTTCGTCATGGTCTTTGGGGTGCCGCTCTTCTACTTTGAGTACGGAAGCTCAGGCACGTACGAAAATACAACATGCTTCCAGTTCCAAAAAGAGCTAAAGCACAAAAGTGTGAAAGCCCTGAACTACACCCTAATTGTAGCTGTTGCCCTCATTTCTTGTGTCCTCTTGAGCTTGCAGATTTTTATCCTGGTAAAAGTGGCAAGAAAATTTTCCACCTCCCTCTGTTCACACCAAGAATTCTGGGCCCAGGTGAAAAACTTGATTTTCATCTGGATCATTATAATTTGGTTCCTTCCCTATCACCTGTTCAGGGCCTACTACATAGAGTATGTGAGTGATTTTAACCAGTTAGAAAGCTACAATGAGGTTTTTTTGAGCCTGACTGCCCTGAGCTGTCTGGACCTGCTGTCGTTCGTGCTGAGTGGAAGCAGCTTCTTCAAGCAAAATGTGGGGATGCTCCACAGGAAGTTGTTTTGCTGCTAG
- the LOC135443141 gene encoding probable G-protein coupled receptor 141 isoform X2 encodes MFQEDFRNMTEGTRNSSDSSSAFVHTSTMSAILVTVYSVALAGGGIGSITMSFVLLKMNTLSVTTTAIINLVVVHSLLLFTVPFRLHYYVKKKWVFDMPFCKMVSAMVHIHMYLTFIFYVITLVIRWLVFFQWKDKVEFYRKLHAIGASAAVWLFVMVFGVPLFYFEYGSSGTYENTTCFQFQKELKHKSVKALNYTLIVAVALISCVLLSLQIFILVKVARKFSTSLCSHQEFWAQVKNLIFIWIIIIWFLPYHLFRAYYIEYVSDFNQLESYNEVFLSLTALSCLDLLSFVLSGSSFFKQNVGMLHRKLFCC; translated from the coding sequence ATGTTCCAGGAAGATTTCAGGAACATGACTGAAGGGACCAGAAACAGCAGCGACTCCTCCTCTGCCTTCGTTCACACCAGCACCATGAGTGCCATCCTGGTCACTGTCTACTCAGTTGCCTTGGCTGGAGGTGGAATTGGGTCCATCACAATGTCCTTTGTGCTGCTCAAGATGAACACTCTGTCTGTGACCACGACTGCCATCATTAACCTGGTGGTTGtgcacagcctcctcctcttcacAGTGCCCTTCCGCCTGCACTACTATGTCAAAAAGAAGTGGGTATTTGACATGCCATTTTGCAAGATGGTGAGTGCCATGGTGCACATCCACATGTACCTGACCTTCATATTCTATGTGATCACACTGGTGATCCGGTGGCTCGTCTTCTTTCAGTGGAAGGACAAGGTGGAGTTTTACAGGAAGCTGCACGCCATTGGGGCGAGCGCTGCCGTGTGGCTCTTCGTCATGGTCTTTGGGGTGCCGCTCTTCTACTTTGAGTACGGAAGCTCAGGCACGTACGAAAATACAACATGCTTCCAGTTCCAAAAAGAGCTAAAGCACAAAAGTGTGAAAGCCCTGAACTACACCCTAATTGTAGCTGTTGCCCTCATTTCTTGTGTCCTCTTGAGCTTGCAGATTTTTATCCTGGTAAAAGTGGCAAGAAAATTTTCCACCTCCCTCTGTTCACACCAAGAATTCTGGGCCCAGGTGAAAAACTTGATTTTCATCTGGATCATTATAATTTGGTTCCTTCCCTATCACCTGTTCAGGGCCTACTACATAGAGTATGTGAGTGATTTTAACCAGTTAGAAAGCTACAATGAGGTTTTTTTGAGCCTGACTGCCCTGAGCTGTCTGGACCTGCTGTCGTTCGTGCTGAGTGGAAGCAGCTTCTTCAAGCAAAATGTGGGGATGCTCCACAGGAAGTTGTTTTGCTGCTAG